Genomic DNA from Pseudomonadota bacterium:
GACGAGTGCCGCAGGTAAAGGCGCGGCAGCAGGCGCATCACCGTGGGCGCCACCCGTTCGCTTCCGAAGAGCCGGCATACCCCGATCGAAAAGGGCGAGCGGGGCGTGAATCCCCCTGGATTCACGAGCACAAGGCGCCTCACCAGGTCTGGCCGTTCCACCGCGGTCCGGATCGCCGCAAATCCCCCCACTGAGTTCCCGACCAGCGCAAAAGGCCCGGGCCCAAGCGATTCGAGCACCCGTGGGAGCAGCGCCGCGAATCCGCATGCCGTGGGAGACTCGGTCGCGGGGCTGTCCCCGTGTCCTGGCCAGTCGAGGGCATAGACGGTCGATGAACGGCTGAGCGCTGCGACGACGGCGTCGAAGTCTCGATGATCGCCCCCATTGGCGTGCAGCAGGACGACACCCGGACCCTCCCCAGACACGTGTACC
This window encodes:
- a CDS encoding alpha/beta fold hydrolase, which codes for MKSSRDGTQVRHIEGVAVHVSGEGPGVVLLHANGGDHRDFDAVVAALSRSSTVYALDWPGHGDSPATESPTACGFAALLPRVLESLGPGPFALVGNSVGGFAAIRTAVERPDLVRRLVLVNPGGFTPRSPFSIGVCRLFGSERVAPTVMRLLPRLYLRHSSEAVEAVRARAVEASRVPARVRAYASMWRSFTDLLHDARRDIDAMTAPTLLIWGTHDRVLPWLIDGRRAARALPHATVVTLACGHQAFVEMPHEFLAAATPFLHETPGHTHRA